One window of the Pseudarthrobacter sp. ATCC 49987 genome contains the following:
- the ispG gene encoding flavodoxin-dependent (E)-4-hydroxy-3-methylbut-2-enyl-diphosphate synthase, which yields MTSVSLGMPSAPPPVLAPRRKTRQIKVGSVGVGSDSPISVQSMTTTPTTDINATLQQIAELTASGCDIVRVACPSADDAEALPIIARKSQIPVIADIHFQPKYVFAAIEAGCAAVRVNPGNIRKFDDQVKEIARAAKDHGTSIRIGINAGSLEPGILKKYGKATPEALVESAVWEASLFEEHGFHDFKISVKHNDPVIMVAAYEMLAEQGDWPLHLGVTEAGPAFQGTIKSATAFGALLSRGIGDTIRVSLSAPPVEEIKVGNQILQSLNLRPRKLEIVSCPSCGRAQVDVYTLAEQVTAGLEGMEIPLRVAVMGCVVNGPGEAREADLGVASGNGKGQIFVRGQVIKTVPEDQIVETLIEEAMRIAEEMGEADGEDAVKGSPVVSVS from the coding sequence GTGACCTCGGTCAGCCTGGGAATGCCGTCAGCACCGCCCCCCGTCCTCGCGCCGCGCCGCAAGACCCGCCAGATCAAGGTGGGCTCGGTCGGCGTCGGCTCCGATTCGCCGATCAGCGTGCAGTCGATGACCACCACCCCCACCACGGACATCAACGCCACGCTGCAGCAGATCGCCGAGCTCACGGCCTCCGGCTGTGACATTGTGCGCGTCGCATGCCCGTCCGCGGACGACGCCGAGGCCCTGCCGATCATCGCCCGCAAGTCCCAGATCCCCGTCATCGCGGACATCCACTTCCAGCCGAAGTACGTCTTTGCCGCGATCGAAGCCGGTTGCGCCGCGGTCCGGGTGAACCCCGGCAACATCCGCAAGTTCGATGACCAGGTCAAGGAAATCGCCCGCGCGGCCAAGGACCACGGCACCTCGATCCGGATCGGCATCAACGCCGGCTCGCTCGAGCCCGGCATCCTGAAGAAATACGGCAAGGCCACCCCGGAAGCCCTCGTGGAATCCGCCGTCTGGGAAGCTTCACTGTTCGAGGAGCACGGCTTCCACGACTTCAAGATCTCGGTCAAGCACAACGATCCTGTCATCATGGTCGCCGCCTACGAGATGCTGGCCGAACAGGGCGACTGGCCGCTGCACCTTGGCGTGACCGAGGCAGGCCCGGCCTTCCAGGGCACCATCAAGTCGGCCACGGCCTTCGGTGCCCTGCTGTCCCGCGGCATCGGCGACACCATCCGGGTTTCCCTCTCCGCCCCGCCGGTGGAGGAAATCAAGGTCGGCAACCAGATCCTGCAGTCGCTCAACCTGCGCCCGCGCAAGCTCGAGATCGTCTCCTGCCCGTCCTGCGGCCGCGCCCAGGTGGACGTGTACACGCTGGCCGAGCAGGTCACGGCAGGACTGGAAGGCATGGAGATCCCGCTGCGCGTTGCCGTGATGGGCTGTGTCGTCAACGGACCGGGCGAAGCCCGCGAAGCCGACCTCGGTGTCGCCTCGGGCAACGGCAAGGGCCAGATCTTTGTGAGGGGCCAGGTCATCAAGACTGTCCCGGAGGACCAGATTGTTGAGACACTGATCGAAGAGGCCATGCGTATCGCCGAAGAGATGGGGGAGGCCGATGGCGAAGATGCTGTCAAGGGTAGCCCCGTGGTTAGCGTCTCGTAA
- a CDS encoding YciI family protein has product MTVFAVEYVYDAESSEARDATRPAHREWTAGLAQEGTLLASGPYGDGAGALLIFKAADEQALNQVLKQDPFAAAGAISGTRTMAWAPVTGLLAGHAA; this is encoded by the coding sequence ATGACTGTTTTTGCTGTTGAGTACGTATACGACGCCGAATCCTCCGAAGCCCGCGACGCCACCCGCCCGGCGCACCGCGAATGGACCGCAGGACTTGCCCAGGAGGGAACACTGCTCGCCAGCGGCCCCTACGGTGACGGCGCCGGCGCGCTGCTGATCTTCAAGGCCGCCGATGAGCAGGCCCTGAACCAGGTCCTCAAGCAGGACCCCTTCGCCGCCGCCGGTGCCATCTCCGGCACCCGCACCATGGCCTGGGCTCCCGTGACCGGCCTCCTGGCCGGCCACGCCGCCTAG
- a CDS encoding MarR family transcriptional regulator: MYVMTIDQRGSSADIDRVPDLLAELAGLSTAGRFERSVGDEVQGVVQRPDEVVDIALHALRSGRWYVGIGVGSVDLPLPASPREGSGPAFVAARVAVEKAKSGAAHVPIAVVSGGLRRGEAAPSPAGSAGARACANAEAVLRLIGRLVQDRTAAQWKVVDVLRSVQHGHTGTHGTQKIVARELGITEQSVSRALLRSGWQEEWAARPAAEMLLAFAHGVIAGSDDARGRPADPRTPDSTEGDR, from the coding sequence ATGTACGTGATGACCATCGACCAGCGGGGAAGCAGCGCCGACATCGACCGCGTCCCGGACCTCCTGGCGGAACTGGCCGGTCTCTCCACAGCCGGACGCTTCGAACGTTCCGTGGGCGACGAGGTCCAAGGGGTGGTGCAGCGCCCCGACGAAGTCGTGGACATCGCCCTGCATGCCCTCCGCAGCGGCCGCTGGTACGTGGGAATCGGCGTGGGGTCGGTGGACCTGCCGCTGCCGGCCAGCCCGCGGGAAGGATCCGGGCCGGCCTTCGTGGCGGCACGCGTGGCCGTCGAGAAGGCCAAGTCCGGGGCCGCCCATGTGCCAATCGCCGTCGTCTCCGGCGGCCTGCGCAGGGGGGAGGCCGCACCCTCGCCCGCTGGCTCTGCCGGGGCCCGCGCCTGCGCCAATGCCGAGGCAGTGCTGCGCCTGATCGGACGCCTTGTCCAGGACCGGACGGCCGCGCAGTGGAAGGTCGTGGATGTGCTGCGCTCGGTGCAGCACGGCCACACCGGCACCCACGGGACGCAGAAAATCGTCGCCCGGGAACTGGGAATCACCGAACAATCGGTGAGCCGTGCACTCCTGCGCTCCGGCTGGCAGGAAGAATGGGCGGCGAGGCCCGCGGCGGAAATGCTGCTGGCCTTCGCCCACGGGGTCATCGCCGGAAGCGATGACGCCCGAGGACGGCCCGCGGACCCCCGCACCCCGGACAGCACGGAAGGAGACCGGTGA
- a CDS encoding M50 family metallopeptidase codes for MSPVLLFILGVVFVAIGIAVSIALHEVGHLLPAKLFKVRVTKYMIGFGPTIWSRKKGETEYGFKAIPLGGFVSMIGMYPPNKEDGTVRPSSTGMFQSLASDARSLAHEEVGPADANRVFYKLPVWKKIIIMLGGPAMNMLIGLALTAVLLMGFGMATQTTTIADVSKCQVKAGETVDPDSADCKPTPAAAAGLLPNDVITSFDGKPVTSWDELTGWIRASADKQVTITVERDGVPVTTAVTPVLSSRPVMGDDGRQAKGADGTLQYQDVGFLGIGAQTALVPQPASTVLPMAGENIKQIAGVVVNLPARVVGVAKAAFSEEPRDPNGPISVVGVGRVAGEVAAMEQVPMQSRVATLVGLLAGLNFALAVFNLIPLLPLDGGHVAGALYEGARRRIAKLFGRPDPGAFDIAKLLPVTYVVAVLLMGMGALLIYADIVKPVNLFG; via the coding sequence ATGAGTCCCGTCCTCCTCTTTATCCTCGGTGTCGTCTTTGTGGCGATCGGCATCGCCGTGTCCATTGCCCTTCACGAAGTGGGCCACCTGCTGCCCGCCAAGCTGTTCAAGGTCCGCGTCACCAAGTACATGATCGGCTTCGGGCCCACCATCTGGTCCCGCAAGAAGGGCGAGACCGAGTACGGTTTCAAGGCCATCCCGCTGGGCGGCTTCGTCTCGATGATCGGCATGTACCCGCCGAACAAGGAGGACGGCACGGTCCGTCCCTCCAGCACGGGCATGTTCCAGTCGCTCGCCTCGGACGCCCGCTCCCTGGCCCACGAGGAAGTCGGCCCCGCCGACGCGAACCGCGTCTTCTACAAACTTCCGGTCTGGAAGAAGATCATCATCATGCTCGGCGGACCGGCCATGAACATGCTGATCGGACTGGCGCTCACCGCCGTGCTGCTGATGGGCTTCGGCATGGCCACCCAGACCACCACGATCGCCGACGTCTCCAAGTGCCAGGTCAAGGCCGGCGAAACCGTGGACCCGGACTCCGCAGACTGCAAGCCCACCCCCGCCGCCGCCGCGGGCCTGTTGCCCAACGACGTCATCACCTCCTTCGACGGCAAACCCGTAACCAGCTGGGACGAACTCACCGGCTGGATCCGCGCGTCCGCGGACAAACAGGTCACCATCACGGTGGAGCGCGACGGCGTCCCGGTCACCACCGCCGTCACGCCGGTCCTCTCCTCGCGTCCCGTGATGGGCGACGACGGCCGCCAGGCCAAGGGCGCCGACGGCACCCTCCAATACCAGGATGTCGGTTTCCTGGGCATCGGTGCGCAGACTGCGCTCGTGCCCCAGCCGGCGTCGACGGTTCTGCCGATGGCGGGCGAGAACATCAAGCAGATCGCCGGCGTCGTCGTGAACCTCCCGGCGCGCGTGGTTGGTGTCGCGAAGGCGGCGTTCAGCGAAGAGCCCCGCGACCCCAACGGACCCATCAGCGTGGTCGGGGTGGGACGCGTGGCCGGCGAAGTCGCCGCGATGGAGCAGGTGCCGATGCAGTCCCGGGTGGCCACCCTGGTGGGCCTGCTGGCCGGACTCAACTTCGCGCTGGCCGTCTTCAACCTCATTCCGCTGCTGCCGCTCGACGGCGGCCACGTCGCCGGCGCGCTCTATGAAGGGGCGCGGCGCAGGATCGCCAAGCTCTTCGGCCGCCCGGACCCCGGCGCGTTCGACATCGCCAAGCTGCTCCCGGTCACCTACGTGGTGGCGGTGCTGCTGATGGGCATGGGCGCCCTGCTGATCTACGCGGACATCGTCAAGCCGGTCAACCTCTTCGGCTGA
- the dxr gene encoding 1-deoxy-D-xylulose-5-phosphate reductoisomerase → MQPRKIVLLGSTGSIGTQALDVVDGAPHLFEVVALSAGGGNLELLARQAVHTRALAVGTAAGDATALQTLIDNAAAAAGVTGYRPEIITGPDASTRIAEIEADVVLNGITGSIGLAPTLAALKSGATLALANKESLIVGGALVKAAAREGQIVPVDSEHSAIAQCLRSGTAGEVDRLILTASGGPFRGKTREELHDVSPQDALAHPTWDMGLMVTTNSASLVNKGLEVIEAHLLFDIPLEKIDVVVHPQSVVHSMVQFIDGSTIAQASPPDMRLPIALGLGWPDRVPKAAPACDWTQATSWTFEPLDTVAFPAVGLAKDAAKQGSTYPAVFNAANEEAVMAFHAGRIRFTDIVDTIEAVLSEHTGSSGLTVESVLDAERWARARTHERLAVRSV, encoded by the coding sequence ATGCAGCCGCGCAAGATCGTCCTCCTCGGGTCCACCGGTTCCATCGGCACACAGGCGCTTGACGTCGTCGACGGCGCCCCGCACCTTTTCGAGGTCGTCGCGCTCAGCGCGGGCGGCGGCAACCTCGAACTCCTGGCCCGGCAGGCCGTCCACACCCGCGCCCTGGCTGTCGGCACAGCCGCCGGCGACGCAACGGCGCTCCAGACACTGATCGACAACGCCGCCGCCGCGGCCGGAGTGACAGGCTACCGCCCCGAGATCATCACCGGCCCGGACGCCTCCACCCGGATCGCGGAGATCGAAGCTGACGTGGTTCTCAACGGCATCACGGGCTCCATCGGCCTGGCGCCCACCCTTGCGGCACTCAAATCCGGCGCCACCCTGGCCCTGGCCAACAAGGAATCCCTGATTGTCGGCGGCGCCCTGGTCAAGGCCGCGGCCCGCGAAGGCCAGATCGTCCCGGTCGACTCCGAACACTCCGCCATCGCCCAGTGTCTGCGCTCCGGCACCGCGGGCGAGGTGGACCGGCTGATCCTCACGGCCTCGGGCGGGCCCTTCCGCGGCAAGACCCGTGAAGAGCTGCACGATGTGTCCCCGCAGGACGCCCTCGCCCACCCCACCTGGGATATGGGCCTGATGGTCACCACCAACTCCGCCAGCCTGGTCAACAAGGGCCTGGAAGTGATCGAAGCGCATCTGCTCTTCGACATCCCTCTGGAGAAGATCGACGTCGTGGTCCACCCGCAGTCCGTGGTCCACTCCATGGTCCAGTTCATCGACGGCTCCACGATTGCCCAGGCCTCCCCGCCGGACATGCGCCTGCCCATCGCCCTGGGCCTCGGCTGGCCGGACCGGGTACCGAAGGCCGCCCCGGCCTGCGACTGGACCCAGGCCACCAGCTGGACCTTCGAGCCGCTCGACACCGTGGCGTTCCCCGCCGTCGGGCTGGCGAAGGACGCCGCCAAGCAGGGCAGCACGTACCCGGCCGTCTTCAATGCCGCGAACGAGGAGGCCGTCATGGCCTTCCATGCCGGCCGGATCCGGTTCACCGACATCGTCGATACCATCGAAGCAGTCCTCAGCGAACACACAGGGTCCTCCGGGCTGACGGTGGAGTCCGTGCTGGATGCTGAAAGATGGGCACGCGCCCGCACCCACGAACGTTTAGCCGTCAGAAGCGTCTAG
- a CDS encoding lipase maturation factor family protein: MEWTAWFDAPEYEFARQVLQRGIATLYFVAFLSSLNQFPALLGERGLLPVPDFLARSSRLRRPTLFSWRYTDRLLRTVCWAGLAIAATIVMGLPQLGPPWVPLLAFLALWLLYMSIVNVGQTFYGFGWEMLLLEAGFIVAFLGSDQTPPPRTILILLAWLVFRLEFGAGMIKIRGGREWRDLTALYYHHETQPMPGPLSRQAHLLPKPWHRIEVLGNHFAQLVVPFFLFAPQPLASMAAGIIIFTQLWLVASGNFAWLNWMAILLAFAAVSDPVAHAVIPAIPLDWHAASAGTAAGAGAGAAGAAGSQAPVAWLVVVLVATVLLVVLSYRPVENLFSRYQLMNAAFNRWQLGNTYGAFGTVTKQRIEIVVEGTFAADPDDAADWREYGFRGKPGDVRRIPRQWAPYHLRLDWLMWFLPLRTVHEQWFYAFLAKLLVADRPTLRLLRHDPFDGARPRWVRASSYLYRFATREEFRATGQRWIRMLLDESIPPLSLPPGD, from the coding sequence GTGGAGTGGACGGCCTGGTTTGATGCGCCGGAATACGAGTTCGCCCGGCAGGTGCTGCAGCGCGGCATCGCCACGCTCTATTTTGTGGCCTTCCTGTCCTCGCTCAACCAGTTTCCTGCCCTCCTCGGCGAGCGCGGGCTGTTGCCGGTGCCGGATTTCCTGGCACGTTCCAGCCGGCTGCGCAGGCCCACCCTGTTCAGCTGGCGCTACACGGACCGGCTGCTGCGCACGGTGTGCTGGGCCGGGCTGGCCATTGCGGCCACGATCGTCATGGGCCTGCCCCAGCTAGGCCCGCCCTGGGTTCCCCTGCTGGCGTTCCTGGCCCTGTGGCTCTTGTACATGTCGATCGTTAATGTGGGGCAGACCTTCTACGGCTTCGGCTGGGAGATGCTGCTGCTCGAGGCCGGGTTCATTGTGGCGTTCCTCGGCTCGGACCAGACTCCCCCGCCGCGGACCATCCTGATCCTGCTGGCCTGGCTGGTGTTCCGGCTGGAGTTCGGCGCCGGCATGATCAAGATCCGCGGCGGCCGGGAATGGCGTGACCTGACCGCCCTCTACTACCACCACGAGACCCAGCCGATGCCCGGGCCGCTCAGCCGGCAGGCGCACTTGCTGCCCAAGCCGTGGCACCGGATCGAGGTCCTGGGCAACCATTTTGCGCAGCTGGTGGTGCCCTTTTTCCTCTTCGCCCCGCAACCGCTGGCCAGTATGGCCGCCGGCATCATCATCTTCACGCAGCTCTGGCTGGTGGCGAGCGGGAACTTCGCCTGGCTCAACTGGATGGCGATCCTGCTGGCCTTCGCCGCGGTCAGCGACCCCGTGGCGCATGCCGTCATCCCGGCGATCCCGCTCGACTGGCATGCTGCGTCGGCAGGGACTGCGGCAGGGGCCGGTGCCGGCGCGGCCGGCGCGGCCGGCAGCCAGGCGCCGGTCGCGTGGCTCGTGGTGGTCCTGGTCGCCACGGTGCTGCTGGTGGTGCTCAGCTACCGCCCGGTCGAGAACCTGTTCTCCCGCTACCAGCTGATGAACGCCGCCTTTAACCGCTGGCAGCTCGGGAACACCTACGGAGCTTTCGGCACGGTCACGAAGCAGCGGATCGAAATCGTGGTGGAGGGCACCTTCGCCGCGGATCCCGACGACGCCGCGGACTGGCGGGAATACGGGTTCCGCGGAAAGCCCGGCGACGTCCGCCGGATCCCGCGCCAGTGGGCGCCCTACCACCTGCGCCTGGACTGGCTGATGTGGTTCCTGCCGCTGCGCACCGTGCACGAGCAGTGGTTCTATGCCTTCCTGGCCAAACTGCTGGTGGCCGACCGGCCCACCCTGCGCCTGCTGCGGCATGATCCGTTCGACGGCGCCCGGCCCCGCTGGGTGCGGGCCAGCAGCTACCTGTACCGCTTCGCCACCCGGGAGGAATTCCGTGCCACCGGCCAGCGCTGGATCCGGATGCTGCTGGACGAGTCCATTCCGCCCCTGTCGCTGCCGCCTGGGGACTGA
- a CDS encoding tripartite tricarboxylate transporter permease, protein MDSFMMLLEGFSTALQPVYLLYALGGVFVGTAVGVLPGIGPAMTVALLMPITYALDPAAALIVFAGIYYGGMYGGSTTSILLNTPGESSSIVTALEGNKMAKAGRGAAALATAAIGSFVAGTIATVLLSFLAPVVAELAVGLGPVDYVALMVVAFLTVGALLGASVLRGLASLALGLFIGMIGIDDSTAQQRFTFDNPTLVDGIDMVLVAVGLFALGEALYVASKLRHGPVEVIPVSKGKNAWLSKEDWKRSWKPWLRGTFIGFPIGTVPAGGADVSTFLSYAAERKLAKGANKAQFGKGAIEGVAGPEAANNAAAAGVLVPLLTLGIPTTATAAMMLTAFQRYQIQPGPLLFENQGALVWTLIASLYVGNLMLLVLNLPLVGLWVKILQIPRPYLYAGILVFAALGAFSVNFAAADVGILLLVGILGYFMRRYGYPVAPMVVAMILGPMFEVQLRRSLQLSQNDPTALFSSPFAVVVYVSMALIFVGSWWLRRRQASLEAVSVKDEVSV, encoded by the coding sequence ATGGATAGCTTCATGATGCTTCTTGAGGGTTTCTCGACGGCGCTGCAGCCGGTCTACCTGCTCTACGCCTTGGGCGGCGTCTTCGTCGGCACCGCCGTCGGCGTGCTGCCCGGCATCGGCCCGGCGATGACCGTCGCGCTGCTGATGCCCATCACCTATGCGCTGGATCCCGCGGCCGCCCTGATCGTGTTCGCCGGCATCTACTACGGCGGCATGTACGGCGGTTCCACCACCTCCATCCTGCTCAACACTCCGGGCGAGTCGTCCTCGATTGTCACGGCGCTTGAGGGCAATAAGATGGCCAAGGCGGGCCGGGGCGCCGCGGCACTGGCGACAGCGGCGATCGGCTCGTTCGTCGCCGGCACCATTGCGACCGTGCTGCTGTCATTCCTGGCGCCCGTCGTCGCGGAACTGGCCGTGGGCCTGGGCCCCGTGGACTACGTGGCCCTGATGGTGGTGGCATTCCTCACCGTCGGTGCCCTGCTGGGCGCCTCCGTATTGCGCGGCCTCGCCTCCCTGGCACTGGGGTTGTTCATCGGGATGATCGGCATCGATGACAGCACCGCGCAACAGCGTTTCACCTTCGACAACCCCACGCTGGTGGACGGGATCGACATGGTCCTCGTCGCCGTGGGCCTCTTCGCCCTCGGGGAGGCCCTGTACGTGGCATCGAAGCTGCGGCACGGGCCGGTCGAGGTCATCCCGGTCAGCAAGGGCAAAAACGCCTGGCTGTCCAAGGAGGACTGGAAACGGTCCTGGAAGCCGTGGCTGCGGGGCACCTTCATCGGGTTCCCCATCGGCACGGTGCCGGCCGGCGGCGCGGACGTCTCCACCTTCCTGTCCTACGCCGCGGAACGGAAACTGGCCAAGGGCGCGAACAAGGCACAGTTCGGCAAGGGCGCTATCGAGGGCGTGGCCGGCCCGGAAGCGGCGAACAACGCCGCCGCCGCCGGCGTCCTGGTCCCGCTGCTGACGCTCGGAATTCCGACGACGGCGACCGCGGCCATGATGCTCACCGCATTCCAGCGCTACCAGATCCAGCCCGGGCCGCTCCTGTTCGAGAACCAGGGTGCATTGGTGTGGACCCTGATCGCCTCGCTGTACGTGGGCAACCTGATGCTGCTCGTGCTGAACCTGCCACTGGTTGGGCTCTGGGTGAAGATCCTGCAGATCCCGCGGCCCTACCTCTACGCGGGCATCCTGGTCTTCGCGGCGCTGGGCGCCTTCTCGGTGAACTTCGCCGCGGCCGACGTCGGCATCCTCCTGCTGGTCGGCATTCTGGGCTACTTCATGCGCCGCTACGGCTACCCCGTGGCGCCCATGGTGGTGGCGATGATCCTCGGGCCGATGTTCGAAGTGCAGCTGCGGCGCTCGCTGCAGCTTTCGCAGAACGACCCCACGGCGCTGTTCTCCTCGCCCTTCGCAGTGGTGGTCTACGTCTCCATGGCCCTGATCTTCGTGGGCTCCTGGTGGCTTCGCCGCCGCCAGGCCTCGCTGGAGGCCGTGTCGGTGAAGGACGAGGTGTCGGTCTAG
- a CDS encoding tripartite tricarboxylate transporter TctB family protein, which translates to MSVQVSTPAKRPTGEILFALVFVSVGAAGLLAAGSIPIPPSETGIGPRAFPYIVCAMLVLVGTGIVAQVFRGKVGEAEESEDLDVTAKTDWLALAKLVGFVVLHIFLIEPAGWPVAAAVLFSGAAWSLEAKPLWKAVIISVLLALVLQYVFGGLLGVSLPPGPLLEGVPFFHG; encoded by the coding sequence ATGTCCGTCCAAGTCAGTACGCCCGCCAAGCGGCCCACGGGGGAGATCCTCTTCGCCCTGGTGTTCGTGAGCGTGGGCGCAGCAGGCCTCCTGGCGGCGGGGTCCATTCCGATCCCGCCGTCGGAGACCGGCATCGGCCCGCGGGCCTTCCCCTACATCGTGTGCGCCATGCTGGTGCTCGTCGGCACGGGCATCGTGGCCCAGGTGTTCCGCGGCAAGGTGGGCGAGGCAGAGGAAAGCGAAGACCTCGACGTCACCGCCAAGACCGACTGGTTGGCCCTGGCGAAACTCGTGGGCTTCGTGGTCCTCCACATCTTCCTGATCGAACCGGCCGGCTGGCCCGTTGCCGCGGCAGTGCTGTTCAGCGGGGCGGCGTGGTCCCTCGAGGCCAAGCCGCTCTGGAAGGCAGTCATCATTTCCGTGCTCCTGGCGCTCGTGCTGCAGTACGTCTTCGGCGGCCTGCTGGGCGTATCCCTGCCGCCGGGACCCCTGCTTGAGGGGGTGCCGTTCTTCCATGGATAG
- a CDS encoding Bug family tripartite tricarboxylate transporter substrate binding protein, which yields MTSHFDSTRFNFTRRAAIAAGAAGVVLAMSACAGGASGAAAGQSAAADPIKKLSIIVPANPGGGWDQTGRAIQADLQSNKFVTSAQVSNIGGGGGTNGLAKLATEKDANTLMVMGYVMVGAVETNAAKTRLEDTTPIARLTEEPLVLVVPASSKYQSVQDLVDDIKANGKGVAITGGSAGGADHILAGQILKSQGIASDKLNYIGYSGGGESIAALLGNKVQAGISGVGEYAEQVKAGKVRALAVSGTSEAPALPGVKPLKDQGIDVVLTNWRGVVAPGSIDDAQKAKLTEVVTKLHSSEAWKATLAKNNWDDAFLAGDGFKTFLTEDIAKVKTTLTEIGLVK from the coding sequence ATGACCTCCCACTTCGATTCCACGCGGTTCAACTTCACCCGCCGGGCCGCCATCGCAGCCGGGGCGGCCGGCGTCGTCCTCGCCATGTCGGCGTGTGCCGGCGGTGCCAGCGGCGCGGCAGCAGGCCAGAGCGCGGCTGCCGACCCGATCAAGAAGCTCAGCATCATCGTTCCCGCGAACCCGGGCGGCGGCTGGGACCAGACCGGCCGTGCCATCCAGGCCGACCTGCAGTCCAACAAGTTCGTCACCTCCGCCCAGGTCAGCAACATCGGCGGCGGCGGCGGAACCAACGGCCTCGCCAAGCTGGCCACCGAAAAGGACGCCAACACGCTGATGGTGATGGGCTACGTCATGGTCGGTGCCGTGGAAACCAACGCCGCCAAGACCCGGCTGGAGGACACCACCCCCATTGCGCGCCTGACCGAAGAGCCGCTGGTCCTGGTGGTCCCGGCGTCGTCCAAGTACCAGTCGGTCCAGGACCTCGTGGATGACATCAAGGCCAACGGCAAGGGTGTCGCGATCACCGGCGGCTCAGCCGGCGGCGCGGACCACATCCTGGCCGGCCAGATCCTGAAGTCCCAGGGCATCGCCTCCGACAAGCTCAACTACATCGGCTACTCCGGCGGCGGCGAATCGATCGCGGCACTGCTCGGCAACAAGGTCCAGGCCGGCATCTCCGGTGTGGGGGAGTACGCCGAGCAGGTCAAGGCCGGCAAGGTCCGGGCGCTCGCCGTCTCCGGCACGTCCGAGGCCCCGGCCCTGCCGGGCGTCAAACCGCTCAAGGACCAGGGCATCGACGTCGTGCTGACCAACTGGCGCGGCGTCGTCGCACCGGGTTCCATTGATGACGCGCAGAAGGCGAAGCTGACCGAGGTTGTCACCAAGCTGCACAGCTCCGAAGCCTGGAAAGCGACCCTGGCCAAGAACAACTGGGATGATGCCTTCCTCGCCGGCGACGGTTTCAAGACCTTCCTGACGGAGGACATCGCCAAGGTCAAGACCACGCTGACCGAGATCGGCCTGGTCAAGTAA